A stretch of Primulina tabacum isolate GXHZ01 chromosome 13, ASM2559414v2, whole genome shotgun sequence DNA encodes these proteins:
- the LOC142522628 gene encoding large ribosomal subunit protein uL6m-like isoform X2 → MEAKFFRFLKIVGVGFKARAEAEGRLLYLKLGYSHEVELTVPPAVRVFCFKNNVVCCTGIDKERVHQFAASVRSCKPPEVYKGKGIMYIDEVIKKKDGKRSK, encoded by the coding sequence ATGGAAGCCAAGTTCTTTCGCTTTCTTAAGATTGTTGGTGTCGGTTTTAAGGCTAGAGCAGAAGCCGAAGGCCGTCTGTTGTACTTGAAACTCGGTTATAGCCACGAGGTTGAACTGACGGTGCCTCCTGCAGTTCGTGTTTTTTGCTTCAAAAACAACGTTGTCTGCTGCACTGGGATTGACAAGGAGAGGGTGCATCAATTTGCTGCTTCCGTTCGTAGTTGCAAGCCTCCCGAAGTATACAAAGGCAAAGGCATAATGTACATTGATGAAGTGATAAAGAAAAAGGATGGGAAGAGGTCTAAATAA